The genome window TCATCTTCTTCATCTCACCCTCATATGATAATATCCTCTTCTGGCTTGGGCCGAAGAAGATCACCTTTAGATCTTCAAACCTGTTATCCTCAATAGATCTATATGCGAATCTCACACCAAGATCTGCTTTCTCATCCCCAGACATTATGAGGAGAAGCACCTTAGCTATAGCCAATCACCAACTCTCCCTACACTAGGGAGGTAATAAGCTCTATTAATAAGCCATAGAGGATCTATGGAGATCCTTAACCTTCTAGCTAGGTGATCGTTTCCATTCTATGGAAACGATCTACCCTTTTAAAGCCCTCAAATATCTAGGATATGAATATCTAGACATATCTTTAAGCCCATAGGCGGTGCGGGGGTTTTCAGCCTATTTTCCCTGGGATCCGTTGTTCT of Sulfolobales archaeon contains these proteins:
- a CDS encoding DsrE family protein, with amino-acid sequence MAIAKVLLLIMSGDEKADLGVRFAYRSIEDNRFEDLKVIFFGPSQKRILSYEGEMKKMIEELRRRGAIDAACINVAKSLGIEKSLEDLGLNLVPVGNRIAYYIEKGYQVITF